One Roseimicrobium gellanilyticum DNA window includes the following coding sequences:
- a CDS encoding glycoside hydrolase family 10 protein — translation MLARTLPNPVRALVATLLLAVAAPSASLHAEMRSAWVASVHNLNFPSEAALPAEAQQMQIRRIVSLAEASGLNALMVQVRPEGDALYRSRLEPWSRFVSGAQGVDPGYDPLATFIAEGRAKGIAIHAWINPYRAATSSKVTRARNHITNTMPGAVRRVGSMLWMDPGEPAVRQHVVRVVQDIVNRYDVAGVVIDDYFYPYPGSGIPRGTFPDDATYAKYGKGQSRGDWRRNNVHSLVRDLHGVVSGSGKRFGVSPFGIWRPNVPPGVDAQLDQVMEIYSDPLVWMREGWIDYLSPQLYWADAGPQSYSALLRWWRSPQANPRGVPIIPSIAADRMGGSHKWPASEIARQLELEKKIGPRRANSAGFIIWSMGPVMKDLKGVRGVIRSSR, via the coding sequence ATGCTCGCCCGAACCCTTCCCAACCCCGTCCGCGCCCTGGTTGCCACGCTGCTCCTCGCGGTAGCTGCACCCTCCGCATCCCTCCACGCCGAGATGCGTTCCGCCTGGGTCGCCTCCGTACACAACTTGAACTTCCCCTCCGAGGCTGCACTTCCCGCCGAAGCCCAGCAGATGCAGATTCGCCGCATTGTGAGCCTGGCGGAGGCGAGCGGGTTGAATGCCCTCATGGTCCAGGTGCGGCCAGAAGGGGATGCGTTGTATCGTTCGCGCCTTGAGCCGTGGAGCCGCTTCGTCTCGGGAGCCCAAGGGGTGGATCCGGGTTATGACCCACTCGCCACCTTCATCGCCGAGGGACGTGCGAAGGGCATCGCCATTCACGCGTGGATCAATCCCTACCGCGCAGCGACCAGCAGCAAAGTGACGCGTGCGCGCAATCACATCACGAATACCATGCCCGGCGCGGTGCGCCGCGTGGGCTCCATGCTCTGGATGGACCCCGGCGAGCCCGCCGTGCGCCAGCATGTGGTGCGCGTGGTGCAGGACATCGTGAATCGCTACGACGTGGCCGGCGTGGTGATTGATGACTATTTCTATCCCTACCCCGGCAGCGGCATCCCGCGTGGCACCTTCCCCGATGACGCGACCTATGCGAAGTATGGCAAGGGCCAGAGCCGCGGCGACTGGCGTCGTAACAACGTGCACTCCCTCGTGCGCGATCTGCACGGGGTGGTCTCCGGCTCGGGCAAACGTTTTGGCGTGAGTCCCTTCGGCATCTGGCGTCCGAATGTGCCCCCCGGCGTGGATGCCCAGCTCGACCAGGTGATGGAAATCTACTCCGACCCGCTCGTGTGGATGCGCGAGGGCTGGATTGATTACCTCTCCCCGCAGCTCTACTGGGCCGATGCCGGTCCGCAGAGCTACTCCGCCCTCCTGCGGTGGTGGCGTAGCCCGCAGGCCAATCCCCGCGGCGTGCCCATCATCCCCAGCATCGCCGCCGACCGCATGGGCGGCAGCCACAAGTGGCCCGCCAGTGAGATCGCGCGCCAGCTGGAGCTGGAGAAAAAAATAGGCCCCCGCCGTGCCAATAGTGCTGGCTTCATCATCTGGAGCATGGGCCCCGTGATGAAGGACCTGAAAGGCGTGCGCGGAGTGATACGGAGTTCGCGGTAG
- a CDS encoding polysaccharide pyruvyl transferase family protein, translating into MHRRHFLHTALASALASIPAIAAGERKPRIVLRSSWQTVNIGDIGHTPGVLALIEKHLPEMEVILWPMNVENGVEEMLKKRFPKLTITKDKSEVFACDFLLHGSGPYLTAHRDVAEWKKETGKPYGVYGITMAPAGDPGMKIMRNNGLDDNCRALLDTASFVFLRDSRSLKVVKDGGVKCPIIDFGPDGAFGCDLRNDEAALAFMKQHGLEEGKFFCTIPNLRNAPYWKVKKGYAFDENKQRRNDEMKDHDHVLLREAIIAVTRETDMKVLVCPEDSTQMEDGKLLIVDPLPNDVKAKVVWRKNFWLTDEALSTYVRSAGLFGNEMHSPIMCIGNGVPAIVCRFVEQTTKGFMWQDIGLGDWLFDLDNTEDRLRLPSTVLAMAKDPAAAKAKAAKAREVVQGHQKRTMEVLRKAAGGSPT; encoded by the coding sequence ATGCATCGCCGTCACTTCCTACATACTGCCCTGGCCTCCGCGCTCGCATCCATTCCCGCGATTGCTGCGGGGGAACGCAAGCCGCGCATCGTGTTGCGCTCGTCCTGGCAGACGGTGAATATCGGGGACATCGGTCATACACCGGGTGTGCTCGCGTTGATTGAGAAGCATCTGCCGGAGATGGAGGTCATCCTGTGGCCGATGAATGTGGAGAATGGCGTGGAGGAGATGCTGAAGAAGCGCTTTCCGAAACTCACCATCACGAAGGACAAGAGCGAGGTCTTCGCGTGTGATTTCCTCCTGCATGGCTCGGGTCCGTATCTCACGGCGCATCGTGATGTGGCGGAGTGGAAGAAGGAAACCGGCAAGCCATACGGAGTGTACGGCATCACCATGGCTCCTGCGGGAGACCCGGGCATGAAGATCATGCGGAACAACGGTCTCGATGACAACTGCCGCGCGCTGCTGGATACGGCGAGCTTTGTCTTCCTGCGCGACAGCCGTTCACTGAAGGTGGTGAAGGACGGCGGCGTGAAGTGTCCCATCATCGATTTCGGACCGGATGGCGCGTTCGGCTGCGACTTGCGCAATGATGAGGCTGCGCTTGCCTTCATGAAGCAGCATGGATTGGAGGAGGGTAAATTCTTCTGCACCATACCGAACCTGCGCAATGCGCCGTATTGGAAGGTGAAGAAGGGTTATGCGTTTGATGAGAACAAGCAGCGTCGCAATGACGAGATGAAGGACCATGACCACGTGCTGCTGCGTGAGGCCATCATCGCCGTGACGCGGGAGACAGACATGAAGGTGCTGGTGTGTCCCGAGGATTCCACCCAGATGGAGGATGGCAAACTGCTCATCGTGGACCCGCTGCCAAATGACGTGAAGGCCAAGGTGGTGTGGCGCAAGAACTTCTGGCTCACGGATGAAGCGCTCAGCACCTATGTGCGCAGCGCCGGCCTCTTCGGCAATGAGATGCACAGCCCCATCATGTGCATCGGCAATGGTGTGCCTGCGATTGTGTGCCGCTTCGTGGAGCAGACGACGAAGGGTTTTATGTGGCAGGACATCGGTCTAGGTGACTGGTTGTTTGATTTGGATAACACGGAGGACCGTCTGCGTTTGCCCAGCACCGTGCTGGCGATGGCGAAGGACCCTGCGGCAGCGAAAGCGAAAGCGGCGAAGGCACGCGAGGTGGTGCAGGGACACCAGAAGAGGACGATGGAGGTGCTGCGGAAGGCGGCGGGTGGAAGCCCAACGTAG